In the genome of Bradyrhizobium sp. CB3481, the window TGGGTTGATCAATTCACTTCTTTTTCAGAACGCTTTGCGGGTTGAGGTTGCCGATACGGCCGCTCTCCGAGCCGGCGGCCGGGTCGATCACTGCGTTGATCAGCGTCGGCTTGCCTGAATCCATTGCCTCGTTCACGGCGCGCTTCAGTTCGTCCGGCGAGGTGGCGTTGACGCCGACGCCGCCGAAGGCTTCCATCATCTTGTCGTAGCGCGCGCCCTTGACGAACACCGTCGTCGCGGGATCGGCGTTGGCGTTGTTGACGTCGGTGCCGCGATAGATGCCGTCATTGTTGAAGATGACGACGCAGATCGGAAGGTTGTAGCGGCAGATGGTCTCGATCTCCATGCCGGAGAAGCCGAATGCGCTGTCGCCCTCGACCGCGAGCACGGGATTGCCGGTCTCGAGCGCGGCGGCGATCGCCTGGCCCATGCCGATGCCCATCACGCCCCAGGTGCCAACGTCGAGGCGCTTGCGCGGCTTGTACATGTCGATCACGCCGCGGGCGAGGTCGAGCGTGTTGGCGCCTTCGTTGACGAGGATGGCGTCGGGACGCTCCTTGATGACGTTCTTCAAGACGCCGAGCGCGCCGTGATAGTCCATCGGCGACTTGTTGTTCATCAGCTTCGGCGCCATCTTGGCGACGTTGTCTTCGCGCTTGGCCTGCACCGCCTTGGTCCAGTCAGCTGATGGCGCGGTCCAGCCGCTTCCCATCGCCTGAGTGAAGGCGGAGACGCAGGAGCCGATATCGCCGACCACGGGCGCGACGATCTCGACGTTCGAATCCATTTCTTTCGGCTCGATGTCGACCTGGATGAATTTCTTCGGCGCTTCGCCCCAGGTCTTGCCCTTGCCGTGCGACAGCAGCCAGTTGAGCCGCGCGCCGATCAGCATCACGACGTCCGATTCCTTCAGCACCGTGGAGCGGGCCGCGCCGGCGCATTGCGGATGGGTGTCGGGCAACAGGCCCTTGGCCATGCTCATCGGCAGGAAGGGCACGCCGCTTTTCTCGACGAAGTTCTTGATCTCTTCGTCGGCCTGCGCGTAGGCCGCGCCCTTGCCGAGGATAATCAGCGGCTTCTTCGCGCTCTTGAGCACGTCAAGCGCGCGCTTGACGGCGGCAGGAGCGGGGATCTGCGCAGGCGCCGCATCGATCACCTTGACCAGCGACTTCTGGCCGGCATCAGCATTCATCACCTGGCCGAACAGTTTGGCGGGCAGGTCGAGGTAGACGCCGCCTGGGCGGCCCGAGACGGCAGCGCGGATCGCGCGGGCGAGACCGATGCCGATATCTTGGGCGTGCAGCACGCGATAGGCCGCCTTGCACAGCGGTTTTGCGATCGCGAGCTGGTCCATCTCTTCATAGTCGCCCTGCTGCAGGTCGACAATCTCGCGCTCGGAGGAACCCGAAATCAGGATCATCGGGTAGCAGTTGGTGGTGGCATGGGCGAGGGCGGTGAGGCCGTTGAGAAAACCCGGCGCCGAGACGGTGAGGCAGACGCCTGGCTTCTTGGTCAGAAAGCCGGCGATGCCAGCGGCATAGCCAGCGTTCTGCTCGTGACGGAAGGAGATGACGCGAATGCCCGCAGCCTGGGCCATGCGGCCCAGATCCGTGATCGGGATACCCGGCACGTTATAAATGGTGTTGATGCCGTTGAGCTTGAGCGCGTCGATGACGAGATGAAAGCCATCGGTCAGCTCTTGCTCGGAGCCCGGTGCTTCGGACTTAATCGCGGTATTCAGCATGGGCTTCATCTCCCTGATCGTGCGGTGTTGGACGATTTTTGGTCGTCTTCTGGTGCGAAGTTGCGTCTAGGTAAAAAGTTCCTGCCCGTGGGTCTCGACATAGGTGGCAAGACCGAGCGTGTGATCGCGCGCGAGTTTTTCGGCGAGTTCCGTGTCGCGCGCTTCAAGCGCTTCAATGATGCCGAGATGCTCGGGTAGTGAGGTCGCGGTGCGATCCTTTCGCCCGATGGTCAATTGCCGGTAGCCGCGCACGTGCAGAAGGATATCGTTGGTCATATCGACCAGCACCTGCGACTCCGACAGCGAGATCAGCGCCTGATGGAAGGCGATATTGGCCTTGGAGTATTCCTCGATATGATCCTGCGGCAGGCGATCCTTGCCAAAGTCCTTGAAGAAATCGCGCAGCGCCGTGATGTCTTTCTTGCGCGCGGTGGTCGTGATCAGGCGTGCGGCCATGCTCTCGAGCGCGGCCCAGGCGCGAATCATGTCGACGATCTCGGTCTTGGTGCGGCGGACCACGACGATGCCGCGGCGCGGCACGGTTTTGACGAAGCCATCCTGTTCCAGCATCGCGATGGCTTCGCGAATAGGGGTGCGGCTGACGCCGAGCCGTTCGGACAGCGCGCGCTCGTCGAGCATGACCGGCTCGGGCGTCGCATAGATGTCCATCTTGAGGATGGCTTCCTTCAAGGCCTCATAGGCCTTGTTCTTGAAGCTCGTCTCAGGCGCAATCCGGACGATTGCGATATCTGCATCAGCCATGACAGGCGGCGCCTTGGTTTGTTTACGTGCGGGCACGACTCGTCTCCTCCCTGTTTTGGAGACGTCTTCTTAGCAGAAGAAACAGTCGAATATTTTTGGCATACCAAATACCAGGATGTCAAGATGCCCGTGTTTTCGCAGAATCTGCGCGATAGTTTGTCTTGACAATCCGATCTCTGGCATACCAAATGCCATAAAATTAGCCCCAGGAGGAAGCCAATGTCAAATTCTGCAGATGCGGCCCGCAAGATCGCCGAGCCCAGCGCCCACGAGGCTGTCCGCCGGGTGCTCGATACGGTGAAGGCCGACAAGCGCACCAGCCTCACTGCGCCGGAAGGCAAGCTGGTGTGCGATGCCTATGGCATCCCGGTTCCGAAGGAAGGCGTGGCCAAGTCCGCCGCTGATGCAGCCAAGTTCGCCACCGGCATGGGCTTCCCGGTGGTGATGAAGATCGTCTCGCCGGACATTCTCCACAAGACGGAGGCGGGCGGTGTCGTGGTCGGCCTCAAGACCGCGGCCGATGCCGAAAAGGCCTTTGAGACGATTCTCGCCAACGCCAAGAAATACAAGGCTGACGCCAAGATCGAGGGTGTCCAGGTGCAGCAGATGCTGGCCGGCGGCACCGAAGTCATCGTCGGCTCGATCACCGACGGTTCGTTCGGCAAGCTGGTGGCGTTCGGCCTCGGCGGCGTGCTGGTCGAGGTGCTCAAGGACATTACGTTCCGTCTCGCGCCCGCGACCAAGGAAGATGCGCTGTCGATGCTCGACGGCATCCAGGCCCATGACATGCTCAAGGGCGTCCGCGGCGGCGACCCGGTCAATCGCGACGCGCTGGCCGATGTCATCGTCAAGGTCTCGCAGCTCGTCAGCGATTTCCCTGAAATCGTCGAGCTCGACCTCAATCCGGTGTTTGCCACCAAGAAAGACGCGATTGCCGCCGACGTGCGTATCGTCGTCGATTTCGATTACAAGCCGCGCCCGGCGCCGCGTCCGACCGAAGAGATCGTGTCGGCGATGAACCGCATCATGCAGCCGAAGGCCGTCGCCGTGATCGGCGCGTCCGCCGAGGACGGCAAGATCGGCAACTCCGTGATGAAGAACCTGATCAATGGCGGCTACAAGGGCGAGATCTACCCGATCCACCCGAAGGCCGCCGATATCCTAGGTTACAAGGCCTATAAGAGCGTCAAGGACGTGCCCGGCGTGATCGACACCGCGGTGTTTGCGATCCCCGCCAAGTTCGTCGCCGGCGCGCTGGCGGAATGCGGCGAGAAGAAAATTCCCGGCGCCGTGCTGATTCCATCGGGCTTTGCCGAAGCCGGCGCGCCTGAACTGCAGGCCGAAATCGTCGAGGTCGGCAAGAAGTACAACGTCCGCCTGATGGGGCCGAACATCTACGGCTTCTATTATACCTGGTCGAACCTCTGCGCCACGTTCTGCACCGCCTACGACGTCAAGGGCCATGCGGCGCTGTCGTCGCAGTCCGGCGGCATCGGCATGGCAATCATCGGTTTCTCGCGCTCGGCGAAGATGGGCGTCTCCGCGATCGTCGGCCTCGGCAACAAGTCCGACATCGACGAGGACGATCTGCTCGCCTTCTTCGAGCAGGATCCCAACACCAACCTGATCGCGCAGCACTGCGAAGACCTCAAGGACGGCCGCGCGTTTGCGGAAGCCGCCAAGCGCGTCGCCAAGAAGAAGCCGGTGATCGTACTGAAGGCGGGCCGCACCTCGGCCGGCGCGAAGGCGGCCTCGTCGCACACCGGCGCGCTCGCCGGCAACGACAAGATCTATGAGGACGTGTTCAAGCAGTCCGGCGTGATCCGCGCCCGGTCGTTGCGGCAACTGCTCGAATTCGCGCGCGGCGTGCCGGTGCTGCCGACGCCGAAGGGCGAGAACGTGCTCATCATCACCGGCGCCGGCGGCTCAGGTGTGCTGCTGTCGGACTCCTGCGTCGACAACGGCCTGTCTCTGATGTCGATGCCGCCGGATCTCGATGCCGCGTTCAGAAAATTCATCCCGCCGTTCGGCGCGGCAGGAAATCCTGTGGATATCACCGGTGGCGAGCCGCCGATCACCTACATCAACACGGTGAAGCTCGGCCTGACGGATGAACGCATCCATTCGCTGATCCTGGGCTACTGGCACACGATCGTCACCCCGCCGATGGTGTTCGCCCGCAACATGGTCGAGGTGAAGAAGGATATGGAGGCCAAGGGCTTCGTCAAACCGATCGTCGCCTCGCTCGCCGGCGACGTCGAGGTCGAGGAAGCTGCCGAATATCTCTACCAGAACGGCATCCCGGCCTATGCCTATTCGACCGAACTGCCGGTCGAGGTGCTCGGCGCCAAGTACAAGTGGGCGCGCGGCGCGGGCCTGCTCTGAGATTAGGAGCAACAAAATGCCGCTTCGGAAATCCTCCGAGGCGGCATTTTCATCTGACGAACGAAGATACGGAACATGCCGATCTACGCACTAGGGCATCATCCGTGGCTTCATCCTTCGAGACGCCACGCTTGCGCGTGGCTCCTCAGGATGAGGTCTGAGACCCTCATGGTGAGGAGCGCGGCGAAGCCGTGCGTCTCGAACCACGAGGCCACGGATACGCGGTATTGATCCAATCTGTGGACGGATGCAGGTCGCGATGAGAAAAGACGTGATCCGGCGCAAGGCCATCGAGCCAAGATCCAATGCGGAAGAGGCCGACGTTCGCGACAGCGGCGTCCAGTCGGTCGATCGCGCGCTTTCGATCATCGAAACGCTGGCGGAAGACGACGAGGGTTATCGCCTCAGCGACCTCGCGATTCGCACCGGGCTCTCGACCTCGACCGTGCATCGCCTGCTGGCGACCCTGGAAAACCGCCGCTTCGTGCAATTCGACCGCAGCCAGTCGAAATGGCATGTCGGCGCGCGCTGCTTCACGGTGGGGGCGACGTTTGCCCGCCGCCGCAATTTCGCGGCCCAGGCGATTCCTTATTTGCGCAAGCTGCGCGATCTCACCCGCGAAACGGCCAATCTCGCCGTGGTCGATGACGAATTCATCGTCGTGCTGACGCGGATGGAAAGCCGCGAGATCATGCGCTCGCTGACCAAGCTCGGCGGGCGCGTCGCCATGGTCGCCTCCGGCGTCGGCAAGGCGGTGCTCGCGACCTATTCCAACGAGGACGTCAGCGCCATTATCCATCACCACGGCATGCCGCGGCTGACGGAGAAGTCCATTGTGCGGCCCGGCGAATTGTTCAAGGAGCTCGAAAAAATCCGCCGCCAGGGCTATGCCATCGACGACGAGGAGGCCTGCATGGGCCTGCGCTGCGTCGCCGCCGTCGTCTACAACGACTGCGCCGAGCCGTTAGCTGCGATTTCCGTCTCGGGCATGACGGGCCGCCTCACGGACGAGCGCCTGCCGCAGCTCGGTCAGACCGTGCGCGAGGTGGCGGCCGAACTGACGGCGGCGCTCGGCGGCGTGATGCCGGCGGCAAAGGCGTCCTGAGTCTTTCGCAGCGAGGATCACACCCCCCGCAAATCCCACAGTTGCGTTGACGGTGCACTCAGATTTGTATCGTCTTCCAACGGCCGACCGTCTACGGTGCGCTGATGTCGCGCCTTGCATTGCTATCGATCGCTATCGTCCTATCGCTGTTGCCGGTCGTCGCGCCGGCCGAGCCGGCTCAGAAACGGCCGGCGCCGCGCTGGCACGGCTATGGCTTCCTGCCGGGTTATCAACAGCCACCGAACAACAGCCTGCCAGCCTATAAGCAGAAAGCTGCGGTTTCGCGCATGGCACGCAATAACCGGCGCCACTGGTATATCGATCCAGTCCCGAGTTATTACGGATACGATGGCGACTGGCATTATTTCGGCCGGCCCGGCTTCTACGGCGGCCGCTATAATGGCGGCAGCTTCGGCCCTTGCTGGACACGGACGCCGATCGGCCCGATCTGGAATTGCGGCTGATCGCTATCACTTGAGGATCGCGCGCATGCGCATCCGTTTTCTCCCAACGGCAGTTCATGGCGCGATGCCGATGCGCTAGGGTGTTGGCCAACGAAGAAGTAGGGCCGTTTGCGCCCTGCAGAGAAAAGGGGAGAGAAGCATGGGCCGCAGGATCGCGATCGTCGGAGCCGGCGCCGTCGGCGGCTATGCCGGCGCCCATATGGCGCAGGCGGGGGAGGACGTCACCTTCATCGATCCCTGGCCCGAACATGTCGAGCATATGCGTAAACATGGTCTGCGCGTCACCCATGCGATGGACATTGCGGAATTCTCGGTGCCGGTGCGCGCGCTCCATGTCACGGATGCGCAGCAGCTTGCCAAGGAGAAGCCGGTCGACATCGCCTTCGTCTGCATGAAATCCTATGACACGGCCTGGGCCACCATGTTGATCCGGCAGTATCTGGCGGCCGACGGCTATGTCGTGTCGTTGCAGAACTGCATGAACGAGGAGACGATTGCCGGCATCGTCGGCTGGGGCAAGACACTCGGCTGCATTGCCAGCAGCATCACGGTGAACCTGCCGGAACCCGGCCATATCCATCGCGGCGCCGGCAAGGGCGGGGCAGCGCACACCGTGTTCCGCGCCGGCGAGGTGCATGGCCGGATCACGCCCCGGGCCGAGGAAATCCGCCGCCTGGTCGGCTATTCCGACAGCGCCAAGGTCACCGATAATCTCTGGGGCGAGCGCTGGTCGAAACTTGTCGCCAACGTCATGGGCAACGGGCTCTCCGCCTGTACCGGCCTTCCTGGCGGCGAGGTGTTGCAGAGCGAACCGCTGCGCCGGTTCTCCACCCGGCTCGGCAGCGAGGCGATCCGCGTCGGGCAGGCGCTCGGCTATCAGCTTGAGGAAATACTGCACCTGCCGCCGGAGACGATCGCGCGCGCCGGCGAGGGCGACGAGGCGGCGATGCGCGCCTGCGACGAGCAGCGTTTCAAGGATGCCAAGCGCACCTCGTCGGCGCAGCGGCCCTCGATGGGGCAGGACATGCAGAAAGGCCGCCGCACCGAGATCGAATTCCTCAACGGTTTCGTCGTGCAGGAGGGCGAGAAGATCGGCCATACCTGCAGCGCAAACGCGGCGCTGACCGATATCGTCAAGCGCGTGGAACGGGGTGAGCTGAGCCCCGATCCGCGGCACATCACCGAGCTGCGGCTGAACTGAGCCGCTTTGCTTCAACGCGCACGGGAATCGCGATGGGGATAAGAAGCATTATTGCCGGGCCCATTGCAGCACTTGCCCTCGGGCTCTTTTTCATGCCGCCTGCAATGGGCGAACCGGCGGCACTCACGAAAAAGCAGTCGGATGCGCTCAATGCCTACAATAATTCGCGCACCAATTTTGAGCAGGTCCTGAAGCAGCGGCGCGCGCAGATCAATTCGAATGCATTGCCGAACCTGCCGGGACAGGCGCTCTACCTTGCGCGCAACGACATGATCAGCGCCTACAAGGACCTCACCGACGCGCTTCCGTCCAGGATTGGCGGGCCCAATAAATACGGAATCCCGCCGGCGTATTTCGATGCCGGCAACGAGCCGCTGCTCGATGAGTACAAAAAACTCTTCGACCTCATGCAGGCGCCGCCGGCCAATGCGCAAAAATCGGATACGCCGTTCAAGGATGTCGTCGATCTGGGCCGGGTCATTGCGCGAGCCAGGGGCCTTGATGCGGCCAATGCCGAAGCAGCCGGCCGTATCAGCCTCGGGCTGTTCTTCGCCGAGACCAATGGCAATCAGAACATCGGGAATGCGCGCTCGAACAAGTACAAGGGCAGTTTGCAGACCGGCGTACCCGAAGATCAAAACGGCCGGAGGAAATGGTCGGCGATAAAAAGCAAGGTCGCAGCCTTTGATCCGGCACTGAACGATCGCGACGACAGGGAAGAGGCGCGGGCCGGCAATCAGGATCACCGGTTCAATCACTGGACCGCCGTGCGCGATGGCCTGATGAACGCGCACGCGGATATCTTTCCGCAGGTGCCGTCGATCGTGAAGACATTGCCTGATGCGATCGATCAGATGAAGCTCTTCGAACTGATCCAGATCATTCCGAGCCCGACGAGGTCCGCGCTCGCCTCACGCGACCTGGCCGGTTACAGAATATCCGACCCGAAGATCATGGCTTACTTGCGAAACAACAGCATGTTCACTTTTGGACAAGCTGACAGGGCCAGGACTTCAGCAACCTTCCGCGAAATTCTCGATGCGATGTGGCTCTTCAACGAGAAGTTTGAACGCGCGCTGGCCAAGTTCGAGGAGATCAAGGCGGGATCAAAGAGTTGAGGTGTCGTCAGAGCGGACCGAGCATGCCCCACCGGGGCTCGCAGAATTC includes:
- a CDS encoding 2-dehydropantoate 2-reductase; its protein translation is MGRRIAIVGAGAVGGYAGAHMAQAGEDVTFIDPWPEHVEHMRKHGLRVTHAMDIAEFSVPVRALHVTDAQQLAKEKPVDIAFVCMKSYDTAWATMLIRQYLAADGYVVSLQNCMNEETIAGIVGWGKTLGCIASSITVNLPEPGHIHRGAGKGGAAHTVFRAGEVHGRITPRAEEIRRLVGYSDSAKVTDNLWGERWSKLVANVMGNGLSACTGLPGGEVLQSEPLRRFSTRLGSEAIRVGQALGYQLEEILHLPPETIARAGEGDEAAMRACDEQRFKDAKRTSSAQRPSMGQDMQKGRRTEIEFLNGFVVQEGEKIGHTCSANAALTDIVKRVERGELSPDPRHITELRLN
- a CDS encoding GntR family transcriptional regulator — its product is MPARKQTKAPPVMADADIAIVRIAPETSFKNKAYEALKEAILKMDIYATPEPVMLDERALSERLGVSRTPIREAIAMLEQDGFVKTVPRRGIVVVRRTKTEIVDMIRAWAALESMAARLITTTARKKDITALRDFFKDFGKDRLPQDHIEEYSKANIAFHQALISLSESQVLVDMTNDILLHVRGYRQLTIGRKDRTATSLPEHLGIIEALEARDTELAEKLARDHTLGLATYVETHGQELFT
- the oxc gene encoding oxalyl-CoA decarboxylase, producing the protein MLNTAIKSEAPGSEQELTDGFHLVIDALKLNGINTIYNVPGIPITDLGRMAQAAGIRVISFRHEQNAGYAAGIAGFLTKKPGVCLTVSAPGFLNGLTALAHATTNCYPMILISGSSEREIVDLQQGDYEEMDQLAIAKPLCKAAYRVLHAQDIGIGLARAIRAAVSGRPGGVYLDLPAKLFGQVMNADAGQKSLVKVIDAAPAQIPAPAAVKRALDVLKSAKKPLIILGKGAAYAQADEEIKNFVEKSGVPFLPMSMAKGLLPDTHPQCAGAARSTVLKESDVVMLIGARLNWLLSHGKGKTWGEAPKKFIQVDIEPKEMDSNVEIVAPVVGDIGSCVSAFTQAMGSGWTAPSADWTKAVQAKREDNVAKMAPKLMNNKSPMDYHGALGVLKNVIKERPDAILVNEGANTLDLARGVIDMYKPRKRLDVGTWGVMGIGMGQAIAAALETGNPVLAVEGDSAFGFSGMEIETICRYNLPICVVIFNNDGIYRGTDVNNANADPATTVFVKGARYDKMMEAFGGVGVNATSPDELKRAVNEAMDSGKPTLINAVIDPAAGSESGRIGNLNPQSVLKKK
- a CDS encoding acetate--CoA ligase family protein; this encodes MSNSADAARKIAEPSAHEAVRRVLDTVKADKRTSLTAPEGKLVCDAYGIPVPKEGVAKSAADAAKFATGMGFPVVMKIVSPDILHKTEAGGVVVGLKTAADAEKAFETILANAKKYKADAKIEGVQVQQMLAGGTEVIVGSITDGSFGKLVAFGLGGVLVEVLKDITFRLAPATKEDALSMLDGIQAHDMLKGVRGGDPVNRDALADVIVKVSQLVSDFPEIVELDLNPVFATKKDAIAADVRIVVDFDYKPRPAPRPTEEIVSAMNRIMQPKAVAVIGASAEDGKIGNSVMKNLINGGYKGEIYPIHPKAADILGYKAYKSVKDVPGVIDTAVFAIPAKFVAGALAECGEKKIPGAVLIPSGFAEAGAPELQAEIVEVGKKYNVRLMGPNIYGFYYTWSNLCATFCTAYDVKGHAALSSQSGGIGMAIIGFSRSAKMGVSAIVGLGNKSDIDEDDLLAFFEQDPNTNLIAQHCEDLKDGRAFAEAAKRVAKKKPVIVLKAGRTSAGAKAASSHTGALAGNDKIYEDVFKQSGVIRARSLRQLLEFARGVPVLPTPKGENVLIITGAGGSGVLLSDSCVDNGLSLMSMPPDLDAAFRKFIPPFGAAGNPVDITGGEPPITYINTVKLGLTDERIHSLILGYWHTIVTPPMVFARNMVEVKKDMEAKGFVKPIVASLAGDVEVEEAAEYLYQNGIPAYAYSTELPVEVLGAKYKWARGAGLL
- a CDS encoding IclR family transcriptional regulator C-terminal domain-containing protein, with translation MRKDVIRRKAIEPRSNAEEADVRDSGVQSVDRALSIIETLAEDDEGYRLSDLAIRTGLSTSTVHRLLATLENRRFVQFDRSQSKWHVGARCFTVGATFARRRNFAAQAIPYLRKLRDLTRETANLAVVDDEFIVVLTRMESREIMRSLTKLGGRVAMVASGVGKAVLATYSNEDVSAIIHHHGMPRLTEKSIVRPGELFKELEKIRRQGYAIDDEEACMGLRCVAAVVYNDCAEPLAAISVSGMTGRLTDERLPQLGQTVREVAAELTAALGGVMPAAKAS